The nucleotide sequence GGACGAATACCAGCGCGAGATCTTGTGGGCGCATACGTTCGCCCCGACCCTCCCGGCGGCGCAGGGTGTGCCGCACCGGCGTGTGTTGGAAGCCGCCGTCCAAGGGCTCGGTGCCATGAGCGAGCTCAATCCCCCACGCACGCCCACGCTCAGAAGAGCGGCCCTCGGCAACACCAACCCCGCCCGCCGCACCATCCGCGCCGCCCTCACGCGCGGACGCCGCTCACTCGGTTGAGCAGGCCAAGAAGGCCGGATCCGCGGCGGATGCCGCCCGAGGTACGCCGCCCGCCGGCGGCGACGCGCCTCAGATCCGCAGGAGCTGGCCCCCGTCGACGACGTACTCGCTGCCCGTGACGACCGCGCGCTCCCAGCCGCGCTCGCCGCGCACGTCGCCCGCCAGGGCGACCACCGAGGGATCGTCGGACTCGGGTCGGGTCACGTCCACGGCGACGACACCGTAGTCCCGCGCTCGCAGGCGGCGGACGATCGCGGCGCCCTGGCCGCGCGCCGCGCCGGTGACAAGAGCCACGCGTTCGGGCATGTCGAACTCCTTGCTGGTGTGGTGACGGTCTTATGCGCGGTCTTGTGCGGGACTGGTACGCGCCGGACGCGCGGTCACGCGAAGCGGTACTGCGCGGGGTCGACGCGGTGGGTCATGCGCCAGTCGCCGCACGCCGCCCCGGCCGGTGACGTCCATCGGGGCGAGGAGTTCGTGGGCGCGGAAGCCGGTGGCCAGCACGATCACGTCGGCTTCGTGGCGCCCCGAGGCCGTGACCACCGCGTCCGGCTCGACGCGCACGATCATCTCGCGGACCAGGACGACGTCGTCGCGGCGCAGGCACCGCGGCCGACTGCCGTCGTCCTGGAGCAGGCGCTTGCCCATCGGCGGACAGTCGGGCAGGGCCTTGGCGGGCAGTTCGGCGTCGTCGCCGACGCGGTCCTCGATCCACGACACGAGGATTCTCCGGCGCGCCGCGGGCCCGCTGGCCGTGGTCGACGGAATCATGTGCGAACTCCTCGGGACCGTCAGGGCGTTCGGCCAGGGTCGGGTGCCGGGGCGGAGTCAGCCCGGGGCGAGGGACACGCCGGAGAGGGCCGAGACGGCCTTGGCGACCTCGGCGTCGGGAAGCGCCTGGACGATGCTGTGCTGCACGGCGCCGATCAGGTAGAGGTGCACCGCGCGGGCGCGCTCTCCGGCGTCCGGGACGCCGCAGCGGTCGAGCGCGGACTCGAAGAGCACGCGGATCGTCTCGGAACAGGCGAGCACTTCGTCGCGCGCGCCCCGGGGCCAGGCGTGTGCCGTGTACGCGGTCCACAGCATCATGCTGGTCACCGTCGCGGGGTCCGTCGGCGACGCCAGGAACGCCCGGACGAGGGCGCGGAACGCGCCTTCGCCGTCCGGCTCCGCGTCCATGCGCGCGGTCGCGTGGTCCGCGAAGCGCCGTATGGAGGTCAGGACGGCGAGGTCCACCAGCTCGTCGGCGTCGGCGACGTAGTAGTGGACCGTGCTCTTGGGCAGGCCGGACTCCTCGGCGACCGCGCGGATCGTGCACGCGGCGAGCCCCGAGCGCGCCACCAGGCCGGCCGCGGCCGACGCGATGCGCGAGCGTGCCGCCTGCTGGTTGGGCGTCCACCGCCTGCCCGGGGCGGGCTCGGCACGTGCCGCGACGGCCGGGGCCGCGGCCGATTTCTCTTCGGTGTGCCTGGAGTTGGACGCTCGTCCCATAGCCTTGGACATCTGTCCATCCTACAGGCCGGTGCGATCAAGGGAAGGCGCGATGAACCCTTGGGAGAACCTGTCGGCGCCGCGGACGCGTGACGCCGACGCCGAGCAACTGGTCGCCCGCATGCGGGAGTTGGGCTGCCCGTCGACCCGTCGGCGGCGGTCTCTTCGGGCACGAGTGGCCGCTGACCGACGACGACCTCGCGTGGTTCACCGAGCCCTACGCGCCCGACCCCACGCCCCACACGGACCCCGACCCTGGCCCCGCTGCCCGCCGACGTGGCGGGGACGCCGCCGACGACGCTGCTCCTCGGCGGCTGCGATCCGCTGCTCGCGGAAGGCCTCGCGTACGCCGACCTGTTGGGGCGGGGGCCGGGGTCTCCGTCGACCTGCACGTGTATTCCGGCCAGATCCACGGCTTCCTGACCCTCGACGCGACGGCCCTGCCGCGCGGTGCCGAGACGCTCGGTCTGGTCGCCAACGCGGTGCGGAGCGTCTGACGCGCGACCGGTCGGCGAGGCCGCGGCCGAAGGGCCGTGGCCCCGCCGGGCTTGCGGGTGATGGGCGGACGGCTCTTGCCAGTCCGAATGTGGGATGGCTAACATCCCGAATGTCAAAGTCGACGTCGACATAAGTTAAAGGCGCGATGATCCGCGGCACCGATCATCGCGCATGCGCGCCGAAACCGACACCTCAACGGTCGGGACCACTTCCGCGACGACGGATCGGGGGCCGTCGCCGCGACCACCCGGGCTGCTCTCCCGGAACCCCCGAACCACGCACCACGGGCCATCCGGAGACCACGCCTTCGTCGCCACCGGCACGTCCACCGCGACCAAGTCCGCCGACCAGGGCCCGAGCCATCCGCAACCCCGCGCCGCGCCCGCCGCGGCCTCGGCGAACCCGCCCGCCCGACACGGAGGGCGGACGAGGCCCCGGCCCGGCCGGACCAACCGACTGCTCGTCCCGTGTGGGGGCACGGACGACACCCGACGCCACCCTCGCGCCGCCGCGAGATCCCCGTCGGGTCGACCAGGAAACACCGTCCGGGCAACCCGCCCGACGTCGTCAGGAGGAATTTTGAGACGTCTTCTCCGGGCCGCGAGCCTGGTGATCGTGCCCGTGCTGCTGATCGCCGGCTGCAACTCCGCGACCACCGACAAGAACGACAAGGGCGGCTCCGCCGGGGCATTGGCGTCCGACGAGCCGATCAAGATCGGCGGTGTGGTCTCCAAGACCAGCACCACGGGCGCCAGCAAGGGGGACGCCGACCTCGGTGCCAAGGCCAGGTTCATGATGGCCAACGACGAAGGCGGCATCAACGGCCGCAAGGTCGACTACATCGGTGCCGAGGACGACGGCCAGGACCCCGGACGCACCACCACCGCGGTGCGCAAACTCGTCCAGCAGGAGCACGTGTTCGCGGTCGTCCCGGTCAACACCGTCGTCTTCAGCGGTGCCGGGGAGTTCCTCAACACCAACAAGACGCCGTACATCGGCTGGGGCACCGGACCCGCCTACTGCGACAAGGAATACGGCATCGGCTACAACGGGTGCCTCACCCCGGCACCGGGCGGGGTCATCCCCACCACGTGGGCCGAGGCACTTGTCCCCCTCGTCGGCGGCAGCGCCCAGGGCAAGACGGTGGCACTGGTCGCGCAGGACTCCGACTCGGCCAAGATCGGCCTGAGCATGTACGCACAGGTCTTCCCGCACGCCGGATTCACGGTCTCGTACGCCAAGGCCACCGTCCCCAGCACCACGCCGCCGACCGACTGGAGCCCGTGGGTCGGCGAGATCATGAAGAGCAACAACGGCAACCCCCCGGACATCATCGCCCCGATGATCGCGACACCGACCAACATCAACCTGATCGGGTCGCTCCGGCGGGCCGGGTTCCAGGGCATCATCACCGACTCCAGCGGCTTCGCCCCGCAACTCCTCGACCAGCCCGCGTCGCGCGAGGCGCTCCAGGGCGTCCATTTCCTCAGCCAGGACCAGCCGTTCGAGTCGACGGTCCCGGGGATGGTGAAGTTCAAGGAGTACATCGACAAGGCCAAGGGCTCGCCGGTGACCGACTGGAACCAGTCGATGATGGTCGGTTGGAACTCCGCCGACCTGTTCGTCGAGATCGCGAAGAAGGCCGGCTCGGACCTGAGCGTGGCCTCGTTCCAGGCCGCCGCCGCGAACTTCCAGGACCACTCCGACCTGGTGGGTGACCGCAAGTTCCCGCAAGCCCGGACGCAGTCCTTCGGCTGCGGCTCGCTGCTCCAGGTCAAGGGCGACAGCTACGAGATCTCGTCGCCGCTCAAGTGCTACCCCACCATGCCCTACAAGTGACCGGGCTGCCGGTGCCGTTGGTCTCGGGTGGGCACGGGCGCACGCCTGTTGTCCGTGCGTGGACGTGACGTCTGTCGTCGTGGTGGGTGTGAATCCGGGGCCGTCTACATTTTCGAGGGAGCGTCGTCGGCACATGAGTGAGCTGGTTGGGTTCGTCGTCAGCGGTTTGGTCACGGGGGCGATCTATGCGTTGTTGGCCTCGGGGCTTGTGTTGGCGTATTCGGCGTCGGGGGTGCTGAATTTCGCGCATGGGGCGACCGCGTTCTTGTCCGCGCTCGTGTTCTACGAGGTGAACCAGGGGCTGGGGTGGCCTGCGGTCCCTCGTCGAACACGACGTCGCCTTCGTCATGAACCACGCCACCCGCATCATCGTCCTCAACCTCGGCCAAACCCTCGCCGAAGGCACCCCCACCCACATCCGCGCCAACCAAAACGTCCGCGACGCCTACCTCGGCGGCGGATGACACCGCGGCAACGCCGGACAACCCGGCACGGGGACGTGTGTTCCCACGTCCCCGTGCCGACTGGTTGCGGTCCGGTCGCGGCGGGTCCGCTCTTGGGGGGCGCACCATGATCCTCACGTGCTCGTCCGGAGTCCGCAGGTCGGCTGGGGATCACGGCGTCCGGGTGCGTGTCGGGCCCCTTTCGCCCTTGGGGCGCCGGTGGGCGGGCCCGACCCGTGCCTCCGTGCCGTCACGCTAGCGTATAGTTCGAAGAAGGACAATTCATCGAAGTATCGCGCGCCGGGTCCGGCCCCAGGTGGCGCAGCGCACGCCGCGTATTGATTTACTTGCATCAAATCGTCAAATACGCTGCGTCTGATTGTTTTCTGTTCACGAGTGCCGGCGAACCGAAGGAATCCAGCATGGAGTTCGGGCTCTCATCGGATCACAGGATGTTTCTGGCGACCGCCAAGGAGTTCCTGGCGAAGGAGTACCCCCTCGACCGGATACGCCGCCCCGACGGGGGCGAATTCGCCGGATTCGACAGGGCCTGGTGGACGAGTGCCGCGGACCTGGGATGGACCGCCCTGCTCGTCCCCGAGGAACTGGGCGGCGGCACCATCTCCGACGACGGCACACGCGATCTCGCCCTGCTTGCCGAGCAGTTGGGTGCCGGGGTGGCCCCCGGAGCCCTCCTGCCGACCAACGTGGTGCTGGCCGGCCTGGTCGCCGCACACGGCACCGGCCCCGACCACACCGACACGATCGGCTCGCTAATGTCCGGCGAGAGCATCGCGACATGGGCCGTCTACGAGCCCGGGGCACCGTGGTCGCCCCACCGGCCCGGGGTGACCGCGACACCGGTCGACGGCGGAGGGTTCCGCATCGACGGCACGAAGGACCGCGTCGAGGCCGCCTCCCAGGCCGACCTCCTCCTCGTCACCGCCGCCACCCCCGACGGCACCGTGCAAATCCTCGTTCCGGCAACGGCCGAAGGCGTCGCGGTCGCCCCGCAATGGAGCCTCGACCTCGCCCGGGCGTTCGGCACCGTCCGCTTCGACGGCGTGCGGGTGGACGCGGGCGCTGTCGTCGGCCGTCCCGGCGACGCGGACGTCATCGAACGGCAGCTCCAGACCGCGCTGGTCGTCCAATGCGCCGAGGTCTGCGGCGGCCTCACCACGATGTTCGACACCACGGTCCAATGGGCGTTCGACCGCTACTCCTTCGGCCGCCCGATCGCGTCGTACCAGGCCCTCAAACACCGCTTCGCCGACATGCGCACGTGGCTCGAGGCCTGCCGGGCGATCACCGAGGCCGCCGCCGCGGCCGTCGGGCAGCGCACCGACGAGGCCCCCCAACTCGTGAGCGCCGCCAAGGTGTTCGTCGGCGAGCGGGCGTTGCGCATCCTCCAGGACTGTGTCCAGATCCACGGCGGCATCGGTGTCACCTGGGAACACGACCTGCACCTGTTCCTGCGCCGCGCCACGGTGGACCAATCCCTGTACGGCACCCCCGACGACCACCGCCGACGTCTCGCCGACCTCGCCGACGCCGCCGAACACGCCGAGTCCGCCGTCTCCGCCGCACTCCGAGAGGCCGCACCATGAGCCCCACCGAAAGCGTCGAGGCATTCCGCTCCCGCGCCCGCTCCTGGCTCGCCGCCGCCATGCCGCGCCTCGATCATGACGCGCCCCAGCGCCTCCCCGGCGACGATGACGAACTCTGGCTGCGAGCCCGTGAGTTGCAGCAGAAGCTGTACGCGGGTGGGTTCGCCGGCATCTGCTTCCCGAAGGAGTACGGCGGCCTCGGCCTCTCCCGCGCCCACCAGGAGGCGTTCACGGAGGAATCCGCGGACTACGAGATGCCGTTCCTGCTCAACACCCCCACGTTCAGCATCTGCTGCGCGACGCTGCTCGACCTCGGCACCGAAGAGCAGAAGCGCACCCACATCGCTGCGGCGATCCGCGGCGAACAGGCCCTCGTGCAGTTCCTCTCCGAGCCGAGCGGCGGCTCCGACCTCGCCGGTCTGCTGACCCGTGCCGAGCGGGACGGCGACGGTTGGGTGATCAACGGAGCCAAGACCTGGAGCACCTCGGCGTACGCGGCCGACTACGGGCTCTGCCTCGCGCGCACCGACCCCGAACAGCCCAAGCACCAGGGGCTGACGATGTTCCTGGTGCCCACGAAGGCGCCCGGCCTGACCGTCAACCGCATCCGCATGGTCGACGGATCCACGGAATTCTGCGAGGAGTTCTTCGACAACGTCCGCGTGGACGCGTCCGCCGTGGTCGGGCGGGTCGGCGAGGGCTGGAC is from Yinghuangia sp. ASG 101 and encodes:
- a CDS encoding TetR/AcrR family transcriptional regulator, translated to MSKAMGRASNSRHTEEKSAAAPAVAARAEPAPGRRWTPNQQAARSRIASAAAGLVARSGLAACTIRAVAEESGLPKSTVHYYVADADELVDLAVLTSIRRFADHATARMDAEPDGEGAFRALVRAFLASPTDPATVTSMMLWTAYTAHAWPRGARDEVLACSETIRVLFESALDRCGVPDAGERARAVHLYLIGAVQHSIVQALPDAEVAKAVSALSGVSLAPG
- a CDS encoding acyl-CoA dehydrogenase family protein encodes the protein MFLATAKEFLAKEYPLDRIRRPDGGEFAGFDRAWWTSAADLGWTALLVPEELGGGTISDDGTRDLALLAEQLGAGVAPGALLPTNVVLAGLVAAHGTGPDHTDTIGSLMSGESIATWAVYEPGAPWSPHRPGVTATPVDGGGFRIDGTKDRVEAASQADLLLVTAATPDGTVQILVPATAEGVAVAPQWSLDLARAFGTVRFDGVRVDAGAVVGRPGDADVIERQLQTALVVQCAEVCGGLTTMFDTTVQWAFDRYSFGRPIASYQALKHRFADMRTWLEACRAITEAAAAAVGQRTDEAPQLVSAAKVFVGERALRILQDCVQIHGGIGVTWEHDLHLFLRRATVDQSLYGTPDDHRRRLADLADAAEHAESAVSAALREAAP
- a CDS encoding acyl-CoA dehydrogenase family protein — protein: MSPTESVEAFRSRARSWLAAAMPRLDHDAPQRLPGDDDELWLRARELQQKLYAGGFAGICFPKEYGGLGLSRAHQEAFTEESADYEMPFLLNTPTFSICCATLLDLGTEEQKRTHIAAAIRGEQALVQFLSEPSGGSDLAGLLTRAERDGDGWVINGAKTWSTSAYAADYGLCLARTDPEQPKHQGLTMFLVPTKAPGLTVNRIRMVDGSTEFCEEFFDNVRVDASAVVGRVGEGWTVASRQLFHERNAVGGGSPYVSGHGIPPTRPVGNPFTIARLTGRADDPAVRTLLGDVIARSIVDSRLVARVSAGIAEGHLPPPASSLLRLFHAECAQNREDIALRIAGAGAAVGEASGPGHVGVAGLAYLSRQTASLGGGSTEISRNIISERLLGMPREYAPDRGIPFNRIKRGTR
- a CDS encoding ABC transporter substrate-binding protein, with amino-acid sequence MRRLLRAASLVIVPVLLIAGCNSATTDKNDKGGSAGALASDEPIKIGGVVSKTSTTGASKGDADLGAKARFMMANDEGGINGRKVDYIGAEDDGQDPGRTTTAVRKLVQQEHVFAVVPVNTVVFSGAGEFLNTNKTPYIGWGTGPAYCDKEYGIGYNGCLTPAPGGVIPTTWAEALVPLVGGSAQGKTVALVAQDSDSAKIGLSMYAQVFPHAGFTVSYAKATVPSTTPPTDWSPWVGEIMKSNNGNPPDIIAPMIATPTNINLIGSLRRAGFQGIITDSSGFAPQLLDQPASREALQGVHFLSQDQPFESTVPGMVKFKEYIDKAKGSPVTDWNQSMMVGWNSADLFVEIAKKAGSDLSVASFQAAAANFQDHSDLVGDRKFPQARTQSFGCGSLLQVKGDSYEISSPLKCYPTMPYK